In Pseudophryne corroboree isolate aPseCor3 chromosome 7, aPseCor3.hap2, whole genome shotgun sequence, a single window of DNA contains:
- the LOC134944376 gene encoding taste receptor type 2 member 41-like: protein MQLSVKSVISIILSIIGIHGIIINSAILSVYIRLWRTSNRLGASDPILLSKALTNLLLVGTTLPIYYLLNVYTQINTEILLPVDYVLFVLYNMSLWNTAWLSICYCVKLVTVTHRIFLWVKMWFPSSISKLLIASAIWSVLMTLPFIWTAEMIFQQNTNVTNGSIIFAMTVDLPYCVVNILLSYVLPFTLTVICIGLSVTSLLHHVWRIRQNVSQDSSSPQLQALVRAAVTMILHVLLDLVFLITEVYMFAESFYVSPVLLILFWVFFFSYPSVQAFILIFGNPKLKRILFR from the coding sequence atgcagCTGTCTGTGAAGAGTGTGATAAGCATCATTTTATCTATAATCGGGATACATGGAATCATCATAAACTCCGCCATCCTCTCTGTGTACATCAGACTCTGGAGAACGAGCAATAGACTCGGAGCCAGTGACCCAATCCTGCTCTCTAAGGCTCTCACCAATCTCCTCCTGGTGGGCACTACGTTGCCTATCTATTACTTGTTAAATGTTTACACCCAAATAAACACAGAAATATTATTACCGGTGGATTATGTCCTGTTTGTCCTGTACAATATGAGTTTGTGGAACACCGCCTGGCTCTCCATCTGCTACTGTGTGAAACTCGTCACCGTTACCCACCGGATCTTCCTCTGGGTGAAAATGTGGTTTCCCTCTTCCATCTCCAAACTCCTCATAGCATCAGCAATATGGTCAGTTCTGATGACTTTGCCATTTATATGGACAGCAGAGATGATATTTCAGCAGAATACAAATGTTACTAATGGGTCAATCATTTTTGCAATGACGGTGGATCTCCCATATTGTGTGGTGAACATACTGCTCAGTTACGTCCTGCCCTTTACCCTGACTGTCATCTGTATTGGGCTCAGTGTGACGTCTCTCCTGCACCATGTCTGGAGGATCAGGCAGAACGTGTCCCAGGACAGCTCATCCCCTCAGCTCCAGGCTCTTGTTCGGGCGGCTGTGACAATGATTCTGCATGTGCTGTTGGACTTGGTCTTCCTAATCACTGAAGTGTACATGTTTGCTGAGTCGTTCTATGTCAGCCCTGTGCTACTGATACTATTCTGGGTGTTTTTCTTCTCATATCCATCAGTACAAGCTTTcatactaatctttggaaacccCAAATTAAAGAGAATTCTCTTCAGATGA